A stretch of DNA from Endozoicomonas sp. 8E:
GTCTTGAATCAGCAGTCCGCCATTGACTCGTTTGAAATCCAGAAAATGCTCGGCAGTTTCTGGCAGGTTGCCGCAGCACAGCAGGCGGATATTCTTTTTGTTCTGAAGAATGATTTCTGCTTCGCCGTCGATTTCTGGCGCTATGATGACTTCTACAAACTGACGATCAATGATGGCTTTGGCGGTGACTGCATCGAGTTTTCTGTTAAATGCTATGATGCCACCAAAGGCGGATGTGGGGTCAGTTGTGTAGGCTCTGTTATAGGCTTCCAGGATGTCGGTGCCGATAGCTACGCCACATGGGTTGGCGTGTTTGACGATGACGCAGGCTGGAGCTTGAAAGGATTTGACACACTCCAGAGCCGCATCGGTGTCAGCGATGTTATTGAAAGAGAGTGCCTTGCCCTGAATCTTTTGAGCACTGGAAACGGTACCTGCAGGAGCAGGTTCTTCTACATAGAAGGCGGCTTTCTGGTGAGGGTTCTCGCCATAACGCATGTCCTGGACTTTCTTGTACTGACGGTTAAAGGTGCGGGGAAAGGCTTCTGGTTCTTCCTTGTTGCCTGTTAATGTTCCGAGATAGTTGGCAATTGCGCCATCGTAATGAGCGGTATGTTCAAAGGCCTTTATCGCAAGGTCAAAGCGAGTCGCTGCAGAAACAGAACCGTTGTTTTCATCAAGCTCAGAGAGTACCTGGGTGTAGTCTTCTGCGTTGACAACAATAGTGGTGTCCCTGTGGTTCTTGGCAGCAGCGCGAACCATGGTAGGACCACCAATATCAATGTTCTCAATGGCCATCTCCAGGGTGCAGTCTTCGCGGCTCACTGTCTGTTCGAAAGGGTAGAGGTTGACGACAACCAGATCGATTGGGTCGATACCGTGTTCGGTCATGACGGCTTCGTCCTGACCGGAGCGACCGAGAATGCCTCCGTGAACTTTGGGGTGCAGGGTTTTGACTCTGCCGTCCATCATTTCCGGAAAGCCTGTGTAACTCGAGATTTCCACAGCGGGAATATCGTGCTCAACCAGCAGTTTGTAGGTGCCGCCTGTGGATAGGATTTCTACTGAGCGCTGGTGCAGTGCCCGGGCAAATTCAACTATGCCGGTTTTGTCTGAGACACTGATCAGGGCTCTTCGAAGAGGTGGCTGTTGGAAATCGTTTGCCATCGTTCCTTTACTCACTGAAAAATCGTTGCCTGAAAAGCTGACTGATTCTAGCTGGATTTGACCTGATTCGCAGCATCCGATTCTCGGGAATAGTGGGAAATACAGAAATAATGCTGCCATCCTGGGCTGATATGGGGGTTATTACTGACCTGTTATTCTTCGAAAAGATATGGGCCTTGTCTTTCGCAGGTTGTAAAGACAGGGGGCGCATAAAGTCGTATTCATGTCAGGTGGCATAATACGACTTTAAGGCGGGGATTACAGCAGGTCGTATTGCTTGAGTTTCTTTCTCAGTGTGCCGCGGTTCAGACCAAGCAGGACAGAGGCTCTGGTCTGGTTCCCCTTGACGTAAGCCATAACCGTTTCCAGAAGTGGGGCTTCTACTTCAGAAAGGACCATCTGGTAAACATCAGTCACTTCCTGACCATCCAGGTGGCTGAAGTAGTTGTTCATCGCTTTTTCAACGCTGTCGCGGAGTGTCTGTGTTTCACTCTCGATAGGGCTTGTCAATGCCTGTCCGTTGACAGAGGGTTTGTCAGTAATAATATGGGATGCCGTCATGCTGCAATATCCTTGTGATGACTTAAGGTTTGAAAATACTCCAGTATGCAGTTTTCTTGTTCTTCTGCAGACTCCAGACTGTTGAATCGTTTGCGAAGGCTGGCGCCTGATGGACTGGCCTGCAAATACCAGCCAACGTGTTTTCTGGCGATACGCACACCCTGGACTTCACCGTAAAACTCGTGAAGCGCAGCAAGGTGACCTGTTAAAATGGACTGAATCTCTTTGTTTTCAGGCGCTGGCAGGTGTTTACCCTGTTCAAGGTAGTGGTTAATCTCTCTGAATATCCAGGGTTTCCCCTGGGCTGCACGGCCCACCATAAGCGCGTCTGCACCAGTGATATCCAGTACCGTTTTTGCTTTCTCGGGAGAGGTAATGTCGCCATTGGCAATCACTGGAATTTCCAGAGATTCACAAATCCGGGCAATGGTCTCGTATTCGGCCTCACCTTTGTACATACACTGACGGGTTCTGCCATGAATGGCCAGAGCAGTTATACCGCAGTCCTGTGCCATTAAGGCAATGTCGAGGCCGTTTCTGTTTTCGGGACACCAGCCGGTACGTGTCTTGAGAGTAACCGGGATATCAACCGCCTGAACCACCGACTTCAGTATTTGCTCTACCAGTTCAGGTTCTCTCATCAGAGCAGAGCCAGCCGCTTTGTTACAGACTTTTTTGGCAGGGCAGCCCATGTTGATATCAATGATCTGGGCGCCTCGCTCCTGGTTCAGGCGAGCCGCGATAGCCATTTGCTCCGGGTCACTGCCTGCAATCTGAACAGAGCGAGGTTCGAATTCTTCAGCGTGATGGTCCATTCTCAGTCGAGACTTCCGGGTGTTCCAGAGTTTTGGGTTGCTAGTCACCATTTCTGAGACGGCCATACCCGCTCCCATTTTCAAGCACAGCTGCCTGAATGGGCGGTCTGTTACTCCGGCCATAGGAGCCAGGATAACCGGGCTTTGGATAGTGTATGGACCAATCTTCAGCAAGGTGGTTTGCCTCAATCCAGCGTTAGTAGTGCCAAGAGTGCGATAAATCCGTCTCAAGTGATTTAAATCGCTGCTCGGAATCATGAAAAAAGCAAGAGGTCGATCTTGCGGAGTTTTCAACTATTTATTTATACGACTTTCAGCGTCTCTGTTCAGGAGATCAGGCAGGCGTAGCCGGGTATAATACTCTGTACAATTTTTAGACGAAAGAGGGTTCTGTTGTTGGCTCTGACTGGAATAGCATTTATCTTCAGGAGCAGTTATTACCAAGTAGCAGTGTTCTGTTGCGAAATATAACCTTACCAAGGGCATTGTATAGTGACTTTTGTGGGAAAAACCGCAAGTAATAATTTAAGTGATCTGATTGTTTTTTGATCTGGGTCAAGCGCTTATTGCAATTTCTTGAGTTGGTTTTCGAGATGCCCTCGTCGGTAAAATACCAGATAAGCAAGGTTTACGGATTTTTTTAACTTTAATCAGCGCTGTTTGACAGGTAAAAAGCGCAATTGATAGTTGGTGGCTCCATTGCCGGGATCAACGATTTCCATGCTGAGCCTTATGGGTTGTCCGCTGGGTATCTCTCTGGATCCGGCCAGAGCTCCGCCCAGATATTCTTTCGGGCGAAAACGTCTGCTGG
This window harbors:
- the fis gene encoding DNA-binding transcriptional regulator Fis → MTASHIITDKPSVNGQALTSPIESETQTLRDSVEKAMNNYFSHLDGQEVTDVYQMVLSEVEAPLLETVMAYVKGNQTRASVLLGLNRGTLRKKLKQYDLL
- the purH gene encoding bifunctional phosphoribosylaminoimidazolecarboxamide formyltransferase/IMP cyclohydrolase; the encoded protein is MANDFQQPPLRRALISVSDKTGIVEFARALHQRSVEILSTGGTYKLLVEHDIPAVEISSYTGFPEMMDGRVKTLHPKVHGGILGRSGQDEAVMTEHGIDPIDLVVVNLYPFEQTVSREDCTLEMAIENIDIGGPTMVRAAAKNHRDTTIVVNAEDYTQVLSELDENNGSVSAATRFDLAIKAFEHTAHYDGAIANYLGTLTGNKEEPEAFPRTFNRQYKKVQDMRYGENPHQKAAFYVEEPAPAGTVSSAQKIQGKALSFNNIADTDAALECVKSFQAPACVIVKHANPCGVAIGTDILEAYNRAYTTDPTSAFGGIIAFNRKLDAVTAKAIIDRQFVEVIIAPEIDGEAEIILQNKKNIRLLCCGNLPETAEHFLDFKRVNGGLLIQDSDIKVTSVQELKSVTERAPTEAELSDLQFAWKVGKFVKSNAIVYARAHQTIGIGAGQMSRVYSARIAGIKAADENLEVRGSVMASDAFFPFRDGIDAAASAGITAVIQPGGSMRDQEVIDAANEAGIAMVFTGVRHFRH
- the dusB gene encoding tRNA dihydrouridine synthase DusB, encoding MAGVTDRPFRQLCLKMGAGMAVSEMVTSNPKLWNTRKSRLRMDHHAEEFEPRSVQIAGSDPEQMAIAARLNQERGAQIIDINMGCPAKKVCNKAAGSALMREPELVEQILKSVVQAVDIPVTLKTRTGWCPENRNGLDIALMAQDCGITALAIHGRTRQCMYKGEAEYETIARICESLEIPVIANGDITSPEKAKTVLDITGADALMVGRAAQGKPWIFREINHYLEQGKHLPAPENKEIQSILTGHLAALHEFYGEVQGVRIARKHVGWYLQASPSGASLRKRFNSLESAEEQENCILEYFQTLSHHKDIAA